ACCCACCTGCATAACCATCACCCATCCAAGGCCTCCAAGAGAATAGTCCAGACCAGGCCCCCACAGGAGGCCTACAGGAGGGAACCAGTCTGTTCAAGGGTCTGGCACTCAGGGCTACCCAGTCTACGCTCCTGAGAGCTCCTGCCAGATCGGCAAAGGCagacccttccttcctcctccctctgctccagcccctcccccagcccctcagctTCGGCCACCCTCGCTCACACAGCCTTGGGTTAGGAGAGCAGAGTTTAGGGCTGGGAGTCTAGTGCTGGGGAGTCCGGCGCAGGGAAAGGGCTCACTGCTGTGGGTGTCCCAGCCCACGTCATCAGAAGCCAGTGGGGGTgtcccagccacactggcctggCCCCAGGAGGACCCAAGCCAGCAGGCAGCTCCCTGCCTTTCCAACCCTCTGCAACGGAGACACCCAAGGGTGGGAGAGGGCAGGCAGGTGCAGGAGGAAGCAGCGCTGGTTGAGCCAAGGATAGCAATCAAGACAAGAAGCCCTGGTCAGGGCAACCCAAGGGTGTCAGGACAGGCCCAGAGGGGGCTTGGGGGACATGGCAGGAGGCATTCATGTCATCAGTTTTGACCTTGTGGTGGATGGATATGTGTGAATATGTGTACTTTGAAACCAGCACTAAATGGAAAGCAAACAAGGAGGTCTCTGGAGCAATGCAGACCAAGGACACATTTGTCAGCGCAtgccacactcacacacactcacacacactcacacgtcCCAGCCATACAGGTCTCACACGGGCCATGCACAGTCACACACCAGTCGTCCCTGCTGGAGCCAGCGTCCTTCCAACTGTATCTTCCGGATCCATGCCTAAGCTGCCTGCTTCTGTCCAGGTCTCTGCTGGCCCGTCTCCCCCGGCCATCGGCACCCTGGCCTGCCATGGCTCCCCGAGGGCCATCTACCAGATGTAGCCTCCGTCGTCCGCCTCGCCTGcctcgccctcctcctcctcagcctcctcgcctgcttcctctgtctccttctcctcctcgtCCTCCCAGCCGACGCCACTCCCAAAGTCCCCTGAGAAGCCCACGATGTCGTCTGCGAGGGGAACAAGCCGAGGGGCCGGTTAGGACCCCGCTGACCTCCTCAAATCGCTGCCAGCAGGATCCACCACAAGCCAGGCCTCCCCAGAAGCCCTCCCAGGGCAGGTCATGGGGTCCAGAGGGTGGTGCCCGTGCTGCCGCCTGGCCCTTACCGCAGTCAGGGCTGCCGTGTGTGCGAGTGCCCGTCAGCTCCAGGCCCAGCTGGTCCACACACCAGCAGTCGCCGCTGCTCTGCTCACACTGTGTCTTCCGGTAGTAGCCGTCCTCGTCACAGCTTGGGATGAAGATTCCTGAACACggcaggacccacagggtcagaGCAGGCGCTGGGGTGTGAGTCCTTCAGAGATGTGGCCTCGGAGCCTGGGCCATGAGCAAGGGTCCAGACCCCACGGGAGCACAGGCAGCCCAGATGCCCAGGGCGGCATGGTAGCCTGAGCTGGAAAAACCTGCCTCCCTGACTGCACCGTGCTCAAAGCCCTGGCTCCTGCCACCACTCCTCGGGCCTGGCTGTCCTCGGTCAGCAATGCCCAGGCTTCTCCTCTCGGCCTCAGGGCCCACCTGcgctccctcagacccaggaacTATGACCCCTGTGTCCACCCGATAGACTTCTGAGTGTGTCGACCCAGACAGAGGCTCTGCCCCTTCGGGGAGGTGGGTGACACACATTGAAACGACTATTCCAGGCACTACCGAACGGGcaccctgaggcccagggagTGTGCCCAGGGAACACAGACCCGAGAGGACGGCTTCCAGGGTGGAAAAGCATTGCTTCCTGAGGAGTGCTGCCACCCATACCCAAAGGCCCCTGGGCTCTGGTCAACAAGGCTTTGTAGGGTGATTCCAGCATTGGGTCCCACGCACATGGTTTCATGAGCCCAGCAAGAGGCTGCTCTCTGCCTCGTCGCCCTCTGTCCCCTCAGCCACCATGATCCAGCCACATGGgccctttctttctgtttgtcaAGAGCCTCCAGCTTTCTCCTGCCCTGAGTGGGCTCATCCTCATCTCTCAGGTCTCCCTTGGAACACCAGCTCCCCCAAGAGGCCTTTGCACACGCGCAGGCTACCTTCTACCCACGGTGCTCTCCCTCAGCACTATACCTACACAAGCCATCATGTGTAGTTCTGGCTTTTTGGTGTGTCAGCCTATGTGTTGTGTTTCCCCAAGTAGCCTGTGTGCCTTCTGAGACCAGGGACCAAGTCTGTCTTGCCCTGACCTGGGCCGCATCTACTGTTCCCTCTGGGGTTGGCACCGGGTATTTGCTTGCAGATGTGAGCATCTGCTATGGAGGGGGCTCGCCTGAGTTTTGCACGTACCCCCCTACCCTGCCGCCCCTGCCGGAGTGAGTTGAATGAAGGGTTCCAGGAACCTTCTGTTTTCCCATCCTCCAGTCCCAGAATGGAGGGGCTACGTGGGAGACACTGTCCCACCACGAGGATAAGAACAGGAGGGGAGTTCTCCTTCCTGTTTTCCTAGGACAGGGATTTCTCTGGGCTCGGCTCTCCTATAAGGCCCAGGGGCTGGAGCCGCTGAGCCTACGGGGGATCCTGGggcacccctcccctgcctcctccaagcccagcccagcccagcccagcccagccccctcaCCTGGCTTCTTCTTGGAAGCCTCTTGGATCTGGATGCGCTCCAGCTCCGCCAGGCAGGGAGGCTCTGTGTGGAGAGAAGCAGCCTCTGACGGGGGCCATCCGTGGTGCTGGTAAGACTCACAGAGGGGCCCCCAAGGCTTGGCAACCTAGCAGTAGGCTTTGCAAGACACAAATACTCAGGCTTTGACTTGGGGAAGCCCCATCGTGGTAGTGGGGTGCATGGGTCCCTCCAAGTTCCCAAAAACTTACATAGGGGCTCTGCAAGATtcgaggagaggaaaaaaaaattaaaaaagctcCAACTGGGGGAGGCCATTCCATGGCTGTGGCAGGGGCTGAGGTGCCCTGAGAAGCCCAGGGCCCCTGAGAATGTTGGGAACTCTTGGGATAAGGATGCAGGATCCAGAAGAAGAGGCGGAGTGGATTCCCCAGGGGAGAGGCCCAAGGGGAAACATGAGACCAGAGAGAAGGTTAGACAGAAGCtcaaaactaggggcgcctgtgtggctcagtcggttaagcatccaactcttggtctcagctcagggcttgatctcagggtcatgagttcaaggcccatgttgggctccatgctgggcacgtagcctactttaaaaaaaataagaaaaaaaaaaaaaaaagccgccGCCGCCCAGATGTAGTTGCAGCCAAATCTAATTGCCTGTCACCTTGAGAAGTCCCTAGCCCTTCCCAGCAAGAGGCCTGGCTGATGGTAAAATGAGGTCAGCCCCCAGTCTCCTGCCCAAGGAGGCTGCTGTACAGAATGGACAGAATGAGCTTCAGAGGCCTGGATGGTGAAAGTGCCAGAAGGCGGGGCAGGTGGGGTCCCTAAAACTGATCGAGACACCACATGCTGGCAGATGGATTTGTGACTGACCCACGCTCCGCGCCCAGATTTTCTCTGGTCACCCTCACAGCAGGATGAAGAAACCGAACTTGAAGAGTCAGTGCCTTGCCCAGGGTCCCAAACCGGCCTGATACGATGGAGCCATAGTGGAAGGCTGGGCCTCGGCCGCAAACACCATAGTGCCTCCAAAACACGCTGGTGGTGGGAACCAGGCAGGACGCTGGATGCAGAGCACCAGGGTCTCCCCAACCTTTGGGCGGACCTGTCAGCTGCCCCCCAGGGACCTCACTTCCCCACTGATGACAGTGGCCACCTAGCTGAGGTGATCTCTGAGCACATGCCCAGCTCTGGTTCAGGATATAGAAAGCTAGCAAATGATGTCCTATCTCTAAAGTTGATGAGCACAGATTTGGGGTAAATAATGTGAGACGTGCCCAGAAGAGGAATCATCGAGAAGCCAGTATAGCTTCAGCCGTAGAGCCCAGGAGCCCTCTCCAAGGCCCCAAGGGGCTCTAGAAATTTTACATTTGTAGTTTTTACTTTCCTAACATGCATATGCTTTAGGACCCACAAATCTGGATCACTGAGGTGCTTGCCAAGGAATGGATTTAAAGTGCTGGCTTCCCTGGGCTCCAACAGACGAGGTGCTGGAGCGGGCAGGAAGCAggtgggctgggggcgggggtgggggtgggggtgccagggaggggcggggccggtgAGGCGGGGTGCAGTGAGGGGTAGGGGACCAGCCAGGGGCTACACTCACTCTCCCTCCAGAAGCAGAAGCACCACTCAGCAGTGGAGACCCGGCCGTCCTTGTAGGTGTCGCAGGAATTGAAGAAGGGGCGGATGCAGACCTCGTACTTGTCCAGGTTGATGGCAGCCAGCTCTGTCTGGTCCAGGAAGAGGTCAGCACTGGTGTCCAGCTTGGAGAACATCCAGCCAATGGAGTCCTTGCAGCTGGCCCCCAGGCTCTTGtccagccctggggagaaggCCAGGTTCAGGCGTGCTCAAGGTAAACCattccatccatctgtccacccatccctccacctctccatctgttcagggtcagggtcagggcagCTCAGAACATAACCATGGGAGTGAGAAACTCAAGAACGGCTGAAGGGCGGTCCATCTGCCTCCACACAGGGCTGCACTTAAGCTATTCAAAACCCTGTTTGGAAAGCCCTTCGGGGAAGATAATTTCTTGCCTTGTCTTGGCTACCCATTTTAGGCTTTAAGCTCCTTCCACCCACTTCTAGAAGTTCTTCCAATAGCTAACCCAAACCCCTCCTGTCTAGTtgaagcctccttctccttgtTCTGGGTTTAGGTCCTTTTCAAGGCTCAGAGTCCAGCAGGCGGGAACACCAGGCAGGCTGGCCCCGTGCACTCCTGtttccccactgccctcccctgtCCCAGGCAGAGCAAATAGCTTCTGTACCACCGGCCAGGTTGGCCCCACTGCCAGCCGAGCCATTTTGCTTGGCGTTCTCATGAAGGAGCTGGAACCAGTCCCGCAGCCGGTCCCCCAGGTCAGCCAGGTCTTGACCTGTGCAGGTCTCTACAGTTGGaagaatggggagaaaggggcACAGGTGAAGGTAGGTCGAAGCACAGCATGGCCTCAGCTTGGGATGCCGTCCCACAGGCCAGACGCCAGGCAGTGGTCAAGAGGCAAGGGGAGTGAGAAATCAAAGGTCTCCGCCCACTGTCTCCCATCTTCCTGCCCCCTCAGTTCCTCGCCCTCAGACCACACATGGCGTGCCCCCTATACCTGAGATGCATCCCCTCCAGCCCCACGGGCCCTCAGGCTTGTCCCTGTTTTTGACATCTCCCTTCTGGCTCTGTGAACCTCTCTCAGCACCCCAGAGCCCTGAAGGAGGTGCCCCAGGAGATGCTGGCAGGGAGGCCTCCCCCGACCCAGCTGGAGCCCAGGGCTCTGTGTTACCTGGCTTGCCGTCGGTGGTAGAGGGGGAGGCCTGctctgtggggcaggggcaggggccctCGCATCGCACAGTCAGCTGCTTGCTGCTCAGGCAGGCCTGCTGCTCCAGCTTGCACTGCATGAGAAGAAAGGTTGGGTTgtgtgatgggggggggggggtgctcacAAATGGGTCCTTGGAGCTGGGGTACTTCGAACCCACCAGGCAGCCACATCTGACAGGAGCGACAGCAGCCACCAACAGCCTGGGGGGCTAGCCCTCCTGGTCCCTCTGGGGGGAGCCAAAGGTACATAGCActggggggcagagcagggatgGAAAGGGGTTCCCAGGGATTCAGGGGCTCCCACGAACCCTGGTCTGCCCTAGCTTAATGTCTCTGCACATGTGCTTTCCC
Above is a genomic segment from Mustela nigripes isolate SB6536 chromosome 4, MUSNIG.SB6536, whole genome shotgun sequence containing:
- the SPOCK2 gene encoding testican-2, translated to MRTPGCGRLVLPLLLLAAAALAEGDAKGLKEGETPGNFMEDEQWLSSISQYSGKIKHWNRFRDDDYIKSWEDNQQGDEALDTTKDPCQKVKCSRHKVCIAQGYQRAMCISRKKLEHRIKQPALKLSGNKDTVCKPCHMAPLASVCGSDGHTYSSVCKLEQQACLSSKQLTVRCEGPCPCPTEQASPSTTDGKPETCTGQDLADLGDRLRDWFQLLHENAKQNGSAGSGANLAGGLDKSLGASCKDSIGWMFSKLDTSADLFLDQTELAAINLDKYEVCIRPFFNSCDTYKDGRVSTAEWCFCFWREKPPCLAELERIQIQEASKKKPGIFIPSCDEDGYYRKTQCEQSSGDCWCVDQLGLELTGTRTHGSPDCDDIVGFSGDFGSGVGWEDEEEKETEEAGEEAEEEEGEAGEADDGGYIW